The Streptomyces cathayae DNA segment GGCAGTTCACCGACGGCCGGGAAGCGCACCCCGCCGAACAGCTCGACCGGATGGCGGCCCGCGAAGGCGCTCAGGTCGAGTTCGGTGGGCTGGGCGAAGCGGGAGAAGTTGTTGACGCAGAGCACCAGGTCGTCTCCGTTTTCCCCGTTCGGGGGGGCCTCCCGCAGGAAGGCGAGGACCGCGGGGTTGGAGGAGGGCAGCTCGGTGTAGGTGCCCAGGCCGAAGGCGGGGTTCTGCTTGCGGATCTCGATCATGCGGCGGGTCCAGTGCAGCAGCGAGGACGGGGAGGCCATGGACGCCTCGACGTTGCTGACCTGGTAGCCGTGGACCGGGTCCATGATGGTGGGCAGGAACAGCCGGCCCGGGTCGCAGGAGGAGAAGCCGGCGTTGCGGTCGGGGGTCCACTGCATCGGGGTGCGCACCGCGTCGCGGTCGCCGAGCCAGATGTTGTCGCCCATGCCGATCTCGTCGCCGTAGTAGAGGATCGGCGAGCCGGGCAGGGACAGCAGCAGGGCGGTGAAGAGTTCGATCTGGTTGCGGTCGTTGTCCAGCAGCGGGGCGAGCCGGCGGCGGATGCCGATGTTGGCGCGCATGCGGGGGTCCTTGGCGTACTCGGCCCACATGTAGTCGCGTTCCTCGTCGGTGACCATCTCCAGGGTCAGTTCGTCGTGGTTGCGCAGGAAGATGCCCCACTGGCAGCCGGCGGGGATGGCGGGGGTCTTGGCGAGGATCTCGGAGACCGGGTGGCGCGATTCGCGGCGTACGGCCATGAAGATGCGGGGCATGACGGGGAAGTGGAAGGCCATGTGGCATTCGTCGCCGCCGGCGGTGTAGTCGCCGAAGTAGTCGACCACGTCCTCGGGCCACTGGTTCGCCTCGGCCAGCAGCACGGTGTCCGGGTACTGGCTGTCGATCTCCTTGCGCACCCGCTTGAGGAACGCGTGCGAGGCGGGCAGGTTCTCGCAGTTGGTGCCCTCGGCCGCGTACAGGTACGGCACCGCGTCCAGCCGGAAACCGTCGATGCCCAGGTCCAGCCAGAAGCGCAGGGCCGCCAGGATCTCCTCCTGGACGCGCGGGTTCTCGTAGTTGAGGTCCGGCTGGTGGGAGAAGAACCGGTGCCAGTAGTACTGTCCGCGCACCGGGTCGTAGGTCCAGTTGGACGCCTCGGTGTCGACGAAGATGATCCGCGCGTCCGGATAGCCCTTGTTGTCGTCGGCCCACATGTAGTAGTCGCCGTAGGGGCCGTCCGGGTCCTTGCGGGACTCCTGGAACCAGGGGTGCTGGTCGCTGGTGTGGTTCATGACGAAGTCGATGATCACGCGCATGCCGCGCTGGTGCGCGGCGTCGGCGAACTCGACGAAGTCGGCGAGGTCACCGAAGTCGGGCAGTACGGCGGTGTAGTCGGAGACGTCGTAACCGCCGTCGCGCAGGGGTGACTTGAAGAAGGGGGGCAGCCACAGGCAGTCGACGCCGAGCCACTGCAGATAGTCGAGTTTGGCGGTCAGCCCCTTCAGGTCGCCGATGCCGTCGCCGTTGCTGTCCTGGAAGGAACGGACCAGGACCTCGTAGAAGACGGCCCGTTTGAACCAGTCCGGGTCGCGGTCTTTCGCCGGTGTGTCCTCGAAGGTGTCCGGTACGGGCTCGTTGACGATCATGGCGTTCCCGCCCCTCCGGCTCGCTGTGCGGCGGTCGGTCGCTGGACGTGCAGGACATGCGCGGGAGCCCGCCCCGGTTCCAGACGTACGTAGTTGGTGCTGCCCCAGTGATAGGTCTCGCCGGTGAGCTCGTCGTGCACCGGCACCGACTCGTGCCGTTCCAGGCCGAGTTGCGGCATGTCCAACGAGACGGTGGCCTCCTGGGTGTGGTGCGGGTCGAGGTTGGCGACCACCAGCACGACATCGGACCCGCTGCGCTTGCTGTACGCGATGACGGCGTCGTTGTCGGTGTCGTGGAAACGGAGGTTTCTGAGTGCGCGCAGGGCGGGGTGCGCCCGTCGGATGGTGTTGAGCCGGGTGATCAGGGGGGTGATGGTCTCGCCCCGGCGTTCGGCGCCCTCCCAGTCGCGGGCGGTGAGCTGGTACTTCTCCGAGTGCAGGTACTCCTCCGAGCCCTCCCGCAGCGGGGTGTTCTCACACAGTTCGTAGCCGCTGTAGAGCCCCAGGACGGCGAGAGGGTGGCGGCCAGCACGGCGCGGACCTCGAAGGCGGGCCGGCCGCCGTGCTGCAGGTAGGCGTGCAGGATGTCGGGGGTGTTGGTGAACAGGTTGGGCCGCATGGAGCAGGCCGCCTCCCCCGACAGTTCGGTGAGGTAGTCGGTCAGTTCCCGTTTGGTGGTGCGCCAGGTGAAGTAGGTGTAGGACTGCTGGAAGCCGACGGCCGCCAGGGTGTGCATCATCGCCGGGCGGGTGAAGGCCTCCGCCAGGAAGATGACGTCGGGGTCGGTGCGGTTGATGTCGGCGATCACCCGTTCCCAGAAGGCCACCGGTTTGGTGTGCGGGTTGTCCACCCGGAAGATCCGCACGCCGGCGGTCATCCAGTGCCGCAGCAGCCGCACGGTTTCGGCGGTCAGGCCGTCCGGGTCGGTGTCGAAGGCGAGCGGGTAGATGTCCTGGTACTTCTTGGGCGGGTTCTCCGCATGGGCGATGGTGCCGTCGGGGCGGTGGTGGAACCACTGGGGGTGTTTGTGCACCCAGGGGTGGTCGGGGGAGCACTGCAGGGCGAGGTCGAGGGCGACCTCCAGGCCGAGTTCGCCGGCCCGGGTGACGAAGCGGGTGAAGTCGGCCAGGGTGCCCAGTTGGGGGTGGACGGTGTCGTGGCCGCCCTCGGGGGAGCCGATGGCCCAGGGCACGCCGACGTCGTCGGGGGTGGCGGTGAGGGTGTTGTCGCGGCCCTTGCGGTGGGTGGTGCCGATGGGGTGGATGGGGGGGAGGTAGACGACGTCGAAGCCCATGGCGGCGATGGCGGGCAGCCGGCGGGCGGCGGTGGTGAAGGTGCCGTGCGGCTGTTGGGGGGTGCCCTCGGAGCGGGGGAAGAACTCGTACCAGGAGCCGTACAGGGCGCGTTCGCGTTCCACGAGCAGGGGCATCGGGTCGCCGGTGGTGAGCAGTTCGCGCAGGGGGTGGCGGGCCAGGACCGCGTCCACCTCCGGCGTCAGTGCCGCCGCCAACCGGGTGGCGCAGGGCAGGGAGTCGTCGTGCAGCCGCTTCGCCGCGGCGAGCACGGCGGAGCGGCCGTCGCCCTCGGGTACCCCGGCTGCGGCCCGCCGGTACAGGTTGCCTCCCTCCTCCAGCACCAGACCGGTGTCGATGCCGGCGTGCACCTTGATCCGTGCGTGGCGGCGCCAGGTCGTGACGGGGTCGCTCCAGGCCTCGACGCGGTAGGTCCACCGGCCCATGGTGTCCGGGGTGATCTCCGCGCCCCACCGGTCCGTGCCCGGCGCCAGCTCCCGCATCGGGACGAACGGCCGCCGACGGCCCTCGGGATCCTTCAGGACGACATGGGCGGCCACCGCCTCGTGCCCCTCACGGAACACGGTGGCCGTCACCTCGAACGTCTCACCGACGACGGCCTTCGCCGGCCGTCTGCCGCATTCGACGGCCGGTCGGACGTCCCGTACGGGGATACGTCCGATGGTCCGCGTCGTCTTCATGGGTCTGCACCTCCGCCGTGCTCGACGCCGGGCCGGCGCCCGGTCGTGGAAACCAAACTGAGGCGGGAAGGTCCGTTACCTTCCCGCCGGGGAGCGCCGCTCGATCGACGGCGGGGCCCGTCTCGCCGGGGCGGCCGGACGCGGCCTGTCGTCCGCCACCGGGCCGGGCCACGCGGTCGCGGACGGACGGGTCCGTTCGCTCTGTTCCTGCAGGTAGGTGACGAGACTGGTACGCAGGTACCGTTCGGCGGCGTCGGCCGCCTCCCGTGCGCAGCGCTTTCCCATCAGCACGCAGAGGGTGTATCCCGAGTCCTCGAACGTGGTGCGGACCGTGCGATCCGTCGGGGCGGCGAGCATCACGCGTTCCCAGGCCCGGTAGCGACGCAACTGCCGGGCGACTTCGGCTCTGGCGGGTAGCAGCATGGCGCCGTTCACCTTTCCGTGGCTCGATGGGGTACGTACTCCCGACGGCAGGGTGACGGTCGTGCGTACGGCGGCACGGACCCGTGACGGCGATCGAGGGTGTTCACACATGGTGCACGCCCGGTAACCCGGCGTCTTGTTGGTTTTTCAACCATGAAGAGCCGGTGTGCGGGCCGGGTGTGGACCGGACGCGGCTCGACGGCGAGATCCGGAGCGGGGCGCATCATGCGCGGCCGTCACCCCGGGCGCCTCGGCCGTGCGCTCGTGTTGCACGGATGGACCAACCGGGTCACGCTGATGGTGACTCAGAAGCGCCAACCGCTCACTTTTCGTGTTCGGGGCTCGTCCCGCAGGGGCGAGGGGAATCGGGAGCTTCGCGGTGAGGAGCCAACGACGATGAAGACGACAGTGCCCTGCTACTACCACCTCGACGTGGAAGTGAGCCCGGAGCGGGTGGGGCAGGTCAGCCGCATTCTGGCCGCTCACCTCCGGCACTGGGACCTGGAGAACCTGATGGAGTCCGTCTGCCGCGGCACCGAGATGCTGCTGCACGCCATCGACGAGCACGCCACCGACAAGAACACGTCGATCGAGATGTGGTGGAACGGCCAGCACCTCATCACGGCCGTCGGGGACCACGACCGCGCACTGCGACCCGACCAGGAGCTGCGCGGCTGTCTGGAGCACATCGCGGCCAGCAGTGACGGGTGGGGCTGCTGTGCCGCCGAGACCGGCAGCAGGGTCATCTGGTTCTCGCGGCGGGCCCGGGCCGGCGAACGCGTCCCGCTGGTGCCGGCCGCGCCCGATCCGAGGGTCAGCGAGGGCCTGGACCTGCCCCGCGTGATCAGCGTCGCCCAGCTGACCAGGCTGGTGCGCACCCCGGCCGGCCTTCTGGAGGCGGCCCGGTGACCCGACGGAACAACCGGAAAGGGGCGCCCGCGTGGAGCGGGCGCCCCTACCCGCTGGGTGCGGTCCCCGACAGTGAGGGCACCAACTTCGCGTTGTTCAGCGAGGTCGCCGAACGCGTCGAACTCGTCCTGGTGGACGACGCCGGCCGGCACACGGGTGTCCCACTGACCGAGGTCGACGGGTCGGTGTGGCACGGCTACCTGCCCGGTGTCGGCCCCGGCCAGCGCTACGGCTACCGGGTGCACGGGCCGTGGGCACCGGCGGCCGGGCACCGCTGCAACCCGGCGAAGCTGCTGCTCGACCCGTACGCCACGGCCGTCGACGGGCAGATCGACAACCACCCCTCGCTCTACGAGCGCCGGCCCGACGGCCCCGACCGGGCCGACAGCGCCGGACACACCATGCTGGGCGTGGTGACCGATTCGGCGTTCGACTGGGGTGACGACAGCCGGCCCGGCCGGTCGTACGCCGACACGGTGATCTACGAGGCCCACGTCAAGGGCATGACCCGCGCCCACCCCGACGTCCCCGCCGAACTGCGCGGCACCTACGCCGGACTGGCGCACCCTGCGGTGGTGGACCACCTGACCTCGCTGGGGGTCACCGCGGTGGAGCTCATGCCGGTCCACCAGTTCGTTCAGGACGGCGTGCTGCAGAGCCGCGGCCTGGCCAACTACTGGGGCTACAACACCATCGGCTTCTTCGCCCCGCACAACGCCTACGCCGCTCACGGCACCCGCGGCCAACAGGTCACCGAGTTCAAGACGATGGTGCGGACCCTGCACGCGGCAGGGCTCGAGGTGATCCTGGACGTCGTCTACAACCACACCGCCGAGGGCAACGAGAAGGGCCCCACCCTCTCCTTCCGCGGCATCGACAACTCCTCGTACTACCGCCTGGTGGACGGTGACTGGTCGCATTACTACGACACCACCGGCACCGGCAACAGCCTGCTGATGCGCCACCCCTACGTACTTCAGCTGATCATGGACTCGCTGCGGTACTGGGTCACCGAGATGCACGTCGACGGCTTCCGCTTCGACCTCGCGGCCACGCTGGCCCGGCAGTTCCACGAGGTGGACCGGCTGTCGGCGTTCTTCGACCTCATCCAGCAGGACCCCGTGATCAGCCGCGTCAAGCTGATCGCCGAACCCTGGGACCTCGGTGAGGGCGGCTACCAGGTGGGCAACTTCCCGCAACTGTGGTCGGAGTGGAACGGCAAGTACCGGGACGCCGTGCGGGACTTCTGGCGCGCCGAGCCGCACACGCTCGGCGAGTTCGCCTCCCGGCTCACCGGCTCCTCCGACCTGTACGCGCACAACAGGCGGCGGCCCCGCGCCAGCGTCAACTTCGTCACCGCGCACGACGGTTTCACCCTGCGCGACCTCGTCTCGTACAACGACAAGCACAACACGGCCAACGGAGAGGGCAACCAGGACGGCGAGAGCCACAACCGGTCCTGGAACAGCGGCGCCGAGGGCGACACCGACGATCCGTCCGTACTCGAACTCCGGGCCCGGCGCCAGCGCAACTTCCTCGCCACCCTGTTTCTTTCGCAGGGCATCCCGATGCTCTCGCACGGCGACGAAGTGGGGCGCAGCCAGCGCGGCAACAACAACGCCTACTGCCAGGACAACGAGATCTCCTGGATAGACTGGCGGCCGACCGGCGAGCAGCGGGCCCTGCTGGACTTCACCCGGCGGGTCATCGCCCTGCGGACCGCCCACCCCGTGCTGCGGCGGCGCCACTTCTTCCGCGGCGAGAGCACGCGCCGCGCGGGCCGGCACCTGCCCGACCTGGCGTGGCTGCTGCCGAACGCCGAGGAGATGACCGACGACGACTGGCAGCGCTCCGACGCCCACAGCGTCGGCGTCTTCCTCAACGGCGACGCCATCGCCGAACCCGATCCGCGCGGCCGGCGCCTGGTCGACGACTCCTTCCTGCTGCTGCTCAACAGCCACTGGGAACCGGTGGACTTCCGCCTCCCGGCGGCCGCCTACGGCGAACGCTGGACGGCGCTGATCGACACCACCGACCCGGACGGCGTCCCCGACGAGTCGGAGCACAAGGCGGGCACCCGGCTGACCGTCGGACCACGCAGCCTGGTGCTGCTGTCCAGGCCCTCACTCACCGCGGAATGAGGCACGGACGGGCCTGCCGGGCGCACCGCCCGGCGGGCCCGGATCAGCGGCCGTGGCGCGAGGTCACCGTGAACTGGGCGCCCTCGTTGTCGCGCAGCACGGCCTCGTCGTCCCGCAGGGCCAGCACACTGCCGCCGTGCTGCTCGGCGGCACGGACGCACGCGGCCACGTCCGCCACGGTGAAGTGGACCTGCCAGCGCGGCCGGATCGCGGGATCGGGGGCCGACCCCAGCGCCCCCGACTCGATGCAGGCGACCACATGCCCGTCACTGCGCAGCACCACCTCGTCGCCCTCGTAGACGACCTCGGTGTGTCCGGCCCCCGCCGCACCCCAGTCGAAGACCTCGCCGTAGAAGATCGCGGCGTCGAAGGCGTCACGGGTGTGCAGCCTGACGAAGGCGGGTTGCGACCGGCGCCAGCTGAGCCAGTGGGTGAACAGCTCGCCCTCCCAGACGCCGAAGGTCGCGCCGTCCCGGTCGGCCAGCAGCGCCGCGCGCCCCGGAGGCAGGGAGAGGGGACCGACCGCCAGGGTGCCACCTCGTTCCTGCACCCGCGACACCGCCTCGTCCGCGCTGCGCGCGGCGAAGTACGGGGTCCAGGCCACGGCCATCCGCCACATGTCGGCCACCCCGGCGAGGCCGGCCACCGGCACGCCGTCCATCAGGGCGATCCTGAACCGCTCGCCCAGCCGGGCAGGGCGCCACCGCCAGCCCAGCACGGCCGTGTAGAAATCCTCGGTCGTCCTGATGTCGCGACTGGTCAGGCTCACCCAGCAGGGTGTCCCGTACACGGAGTGGGTGGAGAAGACGTCCGTCGTACCGACGGTGGAGGGGGTGTCGTGGTTCATGGGCAGTCGCGTCCTGATCTCGTAGGCCTGGCAGCCGTCTGCAGGACTCCAGTGTCCGGCCTGTACCGCTCCGGGCGCCCGCCGAGTACCCCGGTGGGGGCGCCGAAACGGTGACCGGGACGTCTCCGCCCCGTCCGGGTGGCACCGGACGGGGCGAGTGACGACGATGGAGGGGCAGGACCCTGGGTGAAGGCACCCGAGCACTGGGTGAAGACACCACGAGAGCGGCACACCGGACCCGGAGGTGACCATGCCCACGGACGGGGACGCGGACGCGGAGCGGATCCTCCGGCTGGAGGAAGAGGTACAGCAGCTGAAGGAGGCGGTCGTCTCGCACGCGGTGGTGGACCAGGCGATCGGTGTGATCGTCGCGATCGGGCGGGTGTCACCCGATCAGGGGTGGACGGTGCTGAAGGAGGTCTCCCAGCACACCAACGTCAAACTCCGCGACGTGGCCGGGACGATCGTCGGCTGGGGAAGCACCGGCGTGCTGCCGCCGGAGACGGGCGCTGAGCTGGAGAAGGTCCTGGACCGGATCAGCCGGCCTCCGTCCGCAGCTCCTCACGTACCTGGGCGAAACAGCTGCTGAGCAGCCGGGACACATGCATCTGCGAGATGCCGAGCAGCTCGGCGATGCTGCTCTGCGTCATGCCCCGGAAGAACCGCAGATAGAGGATGAGCCGCTCGCGCTCCGGAAGCGCCTCGAGACAGGGCCGGACCGCCACCCGGTCGACGACGGTGTCGTAGGCGGGGTCCGGGCCGCCGAGCGAGTCCCCGAGCGCGTAGCCGTCCGTACCGGGCATCTCCGCCTCCAGCGACAGCGCGGAGAAACATTCGAGAGCCTCCGTGCCGGTGCGCACCTCGTCCTCGGTCAGCTGCGCGTACGCGGCGATCTCGGCGGTCGTCGGGGCCCGGCCGGGAGTGGTCTGGGCCAGTTCCTTCACGGCGTGCCGCACCCGGTTGCGCAGGTCCTGGACCCGGCGGGGGACGTGCAGGGTCCACATGTGGTCCCGGAAGTGACGCTTGATCTCGCCGGTGACGGTCGGTACGGCGTACGCCTCGAAAGCGTTGCCGCGCGCCGGATCGTAGTGGTCGACCGCCTTGACCAGGCCCAGAGCCGCCACCTGGTACAGATCCTCCAGAGCCTCACCGCGCCCCCGGAAGCGGACGGCGATCCGCTCGGCCATGGGCAGCCAGGAACGGACGAGCCCGTCCCGCAGCGCCTTACGCTCGGGGCCCTCGGGCAGCCGGGCGAGGCGGAGGAAGTCCTCGGCGGTGTCGGGTGCGTCGTGGTGGGGATGCGGCTTCGTGGTGCTGCCGGCGATACGCATGAGGCGCACCTCCCTGAGCAGGTGCCGGGTGGACGGGCACCGTGGGAGCGCGGGCTCGGACCGCACGGAGGTGACCCCGGGGGCGGCGAGCCGGTTCCCACGGTCGTGCCTCCGGTCCGAAGCACTGGCCCTTTCCTTCCCCCGCGCCGGGCCGGTGAAACTGCTTCCCGAATTTCCGGGGCGGCCATGCGCGAAAAAACGAGGGAATACAGGGGAAACGCACGCTGCGACATCGCGGAAATTCATTGTGTGAAGTTCCGGAATACCCGGGGAGCCGGTCGGCGGCCGGGACGCGGGCGGGTTCGCGTCGTACGCCGGTGGCGCGGCCCGCCTCCGGGCCGGCCGATGTGATCGATGTGATCGCGCCCCCGAACGTGATGTGCGGCACGCCGTGCTCCGGGCCGGACGACCGGTCCGGCGGATCGTTCCAGCGCAGCGCTTGATCAACGATCAACGGGGATGAACCACTGACCACAGCGCATTCCGCGCATTTGACAGTGCCGGGAGCCCACGGATAGGAAACAGCGACGGAAGTGGAAAGGTGAACCGTGTACGAGCCGAACGTGGTCGGGGACTGGCAGGAGTACGACGAGCATGCCGGTCTGCGGGTACGCGTCCACCGTCTGGAATCGGGTGAACCGCCCCGGGGACGGGACGACGCCGCCCAAGGGCTGACGTACTTCAGCGTCCGGGTGACCGTCGAGAACCGCGGTGAGCGGAAATTCGGGATTCATCTCGAGGACGGTCAGGTCGACGTACGGACAGGGCCGGACGGGGAGAGCGCGTTCATCGACTGGCGCAACTCACAGTTCATCGAGGGATTCGACGTCTATCCGCTGCGCCGTGCCACCGCCGTGCTCTACGCGGCAGCCCCTGAGGCGTCGCTGAGCCATGTCGACGTCCAGATCCAGCTCCGGGCCGACGAGGAGTGGACCGGCCGCCGCCTGTGGTCGGGGGGCATCGCCGTGCACGACGGGACGGCCGGGGCCCCGGGGGGCGGGACCAGGGAGGGCCTCGCGCACCAGCTGAGCGCGTTCCTCCGGGGCCAGGCGGAGGAGGGGACCGCCTGATCCGCCGTCAGTGGGCGATCCCGTCGATGATCTCGCGGGCGCCCTGACGCAGCAGGGCCACGGCGACGGAGGTGCCGAGTGTCGCCGGATCCAGTCGGCCCGCCCACTCGTGGGCGTTCAGCCGCACCTTGCCGTCCGGTGTGAAGACGCAGGCCCGCAGGGACAGTTCGCCGCTCCGGTCGACTCGTGCGTACCCGGCGATCGGGCTGTTGCAGTGCCCCTGCAGCACATGCAGGAACATGCGCTCGGCGGTGGCCTCCCGATGGGTGTCCGGGTGGCCGAGGGCGCTGACCGCGTCGATGAGACCGGTGTCGCCCTCACGGCACTGCAGGGCGAGGATGCCCGCGCCGATGGGCGGCATCATCGTCTCGGGGGAGAGGACCTCGCTGATCACGTCACCCCGGCCGATGCGTTCCAGGCCGGAGACCGCGAGCAGCAGTGCGTCCGCCTCACCGGCGGCGAGTTTCGCCAGCCTCCGGTTGGCGTTGCCGCGGAACGGCACGCACCGGAGGTGCGGATGGGTGGCCGCCAGCTGTGCGACCCGGCGCACCGCGGAGGTGCCGACCCTGGCCCCGGCCGGGAGTTCGTCCAGAGTGAGCCCGCCCGGGTGCACGAGCGCGTCACGGATGTCGTCCCGCTTCAGGAACGCGGCGAAAACGGTGCCCGCCGGGAGCGGGCGGTCGGCGGGCACGTCCTTGACGCAGTGCACCGCGACATCCGCCTCCCCGGCCAGCAGCGCGGCGTCCACCTCCTTGGTGAACGCGCCCTTGCCCTCCACCTGCGACAGGTCGCCCAGCCACTTGTCCCCGGTGGTCCGCACGGGGACGACCTCGGTGCGCACACCGGGCAGGGCGACCGCCAACTCCTCCTGGACACGACCTACCTGAGCGAGTGCCATGGGCGAGTCGCGGGAGACGATTCGAATCAGTTCGGGGACCGGCATGGCGACACGATAGACCCTTCTGCCCGAATCCCACTGCCGGACGGACCGGGTCGGGAGTCCGAACGGGGGATCCGTCCGGACTCCCGGTGACGGGCGGTCGGCCGGAAGCCGGTATCAGGCGTTCGGGTCGAACGGTATGCCCGACGGCTTCGCCGCGGCCAGATGGGAGGCGAAACTCCCGTCCTTGAGGCCGAAGTTCGCACTGCCGAAGTTGTGGGCGACGAGTTTGTCGCGCAGCCCGGCGGGATAGCCGTTCCAGCCGACCAGCGGCGGGAACTGCCAGCTGCCCTTGTGGTTCTCCGGCGGTTCGTCACCCGGACCGGCGAGCCGGAAGCAGTGCGTGCTGATGCCGTCCTTGTGGTACACGATCTTCGGGTGCGTCCCCTCGAAGCGGACCGCCGACCGGGCGTGGATCGAGAACGAGCCGTGGCGGGAGGTCGCGACGTACTGAGCGGTGTCGTTCTGCACCCACACCACGACATGCTCCCAGTCGTGGCGGTGGCCGCCGAGGCTGACACCCGGCAGTGCCTGGTCCTTCTCGAAGTACAGGGCGTAGACGATGGCGCACCAGCCGTTGTTGCACTTCGAGCGTGAGTAGCCGTTGGTGCTGTCCAGGTCCGGGGCGTCACGGCAGTTGCCGTTGAGGGCGCCGGTCGGGTTGAGCCCGGGGTTGACCGCTCCGTCCGGGCCGATCGCGGGTGTGGGGTAGCACCCGTCGGTGTCGTAGTCGTAGGCGGGCTGGAAGGTCTGGTCGAGGCTGTCCGCGTTCGCCGGCAGGGCCGGCGGCGGAGCGGCGAAGGCGGTGGCGGGGAAGGCGACGACGAGAGCGGCGGCACCGGCGAGACCGGTCAGCCATCTCCTGCGGTGCGTTCGGGACGAACTCGACGACACTGCGTCCTCCTCATGGTCCGGGCGCAGCCCAACGGCTGTGGGGGGGGGCAAGGGCGTTCAGCATCCCGGCTGAGCACTTCCGTGCCAAGGGGCCACGGGCGTACCGATGGTGAAACGCTGCCCAACACTTGACGAGCCGTTACCGGATCACTCCCTGCCGTCCGGAATGTCGGAGGCCGCCTTCTCGGGCGTGAGGTCAGGACGGGGTGCGCGGCCTGACGGTCTCGGCCCGTGCCGCCCGGTTCCGTTCGCGTCGATCCCGGCGCGAACGGCGCAGTTCGGCGCCCCTCCGCATCCTCACTGTCCGGTGAGGTCGTGTGGCAGTCCGTCAGAGGCCTTCAGAGGCCGCCGGAGGAGGAACCGTGCCCCGGTCCGCTCGTTCATCCCTGCTGCTCGCGGGCCTGCCGGCCGTCACGGGCGCCATCCTCCCCCATGGTCTTGAGGGCATGGGCGGTGCCCCCATCGCGGCCCCGCGCCGGTTCGACCCCATCGTGCCGCGCTCCCTGCCCGGCTCGCCCCGGACCTGGACCTACGCGAGTGGCGCCGCGGAACTCGCGCCGGCCGCCGGAGTGGTACTGCCGCAGACCCGCAAGGCGGCCGCGCAGGCCACGCCGCCTTCTTCGTCGGAGTGTTCCCCGCCCCTGTGAAGGCGGCCGTCCATCGGAACCGCCGCCCCGCCCCGCAGCGGGTCGCGGCCCGGGGGCGGCTGCCCCTGCAGGCGCCCCTGGTGCTGTGGGCGCGCGGAGTCGCCAAGGGGGTGGCGGGCCGGCCGTGAGCGGGCGACCGCGGCGGCGGTGACGAGGTGGGCCGGCGGGCGGAGTCCACCGGCGGGGTG contains these protein-coding regions:
- a CDS encoding ANTAR domain-containing protein, whose product is MTMPTDGDADAERILRLEEEVQQLKEAVVSHAVVDQAIGVIVAIGRVSPDQGWTVLKEVSQHTNVKLRDVAGTIVGWGSTGVLPPETGAELEKVLDRISRPPSAAPHVPGRNSC
- a CDS encoding RNA polymerase sigma factor SigF: MRIAGSTTKPHPHHDAPDTAEDFLRLARLPEGPERKALRDGLVRSWLPMAERIAVRFRGRGEALEDLYQVAALGLVKAVDHYDPARGNAFEAYAVPTVTGEIKRHFRDHMWTLHVPRRVQDLRNRVRHAVKELAQTTPGRAPTTAEIAAYAQLTEDEVRTGTEALECFSALSLEAEMPGTDGYALGDSLGGPDPAYDTVVDRVAVRPCLEALPERERLILYLRFFRGMTQSSIAELLGISQMHVSRLLSSCFAQVREELRTEAG
- the glgX gene encoding glycogen debranching protein GlgX, with amino-acid sequence MTRRNNRKGAPAWSGRPYPLGAVPDSEGTNFALFSEVAERVELVLVDDAGRHTGVPLTEVDGSVWHGYLPGVGPGQRYGYRVHGPWAPAAGHRCNPAKLLLDPYATAVDGQIDNHPSLYERRPDGPDRADSAGHTMLGVVTDSAFDWGDDSRPGRSYADTVIYEAHVKGMTRAHPDVPAELRGTYAGLAHPAVVDHLTSLGVTAVELMPVHQFVQDGVLQSRGLANYWGYNTIGFFAPHNAYAAHGTRGQQVTEFKTMVRTLHAAGLEVILDVVYNHTAEGNEKGPTLSFRGIDNSSYYRLVDGDWSHYYDTTGTGNSLLMRHPYVLQLIMDSLRYWVTEMHVDGFRFDLAATLARQFHEVDRLSAFFDLIQQDPVISRVKLIAEPWDLGEGGYQVGNFPQLWSEWNGKYRDAVRDFWRAEPHTLGEFASRLTGSSDLYAHNRRRPRASVNFVTAHDGFTLRDLVSYNDKHNTANGEGNQDGESHNRSWNSGAEGDTDDPSVLELRARRQRNFLATLFLSQGIPMLSHGDEVGRSQRGNNNAYCQDNEISWIDWRPTGEQRALLDFTRRVIALRTAHPVLRRRHFFRGESTRRAGRHLPDLAWLLPNAEEMTDDDWQRSDAHSVGVFLNGDAIAEPDPRGRRLVDDSFLLLLNSHWEPVDFRLPAAAYGERWTALIDTTDPDGVPDESEHKAGTRLTVGPRSLVLLSRPSLTAE
- a CDS encoding DUF5133 domain-containing protein, producing MLLPARAEVARQLRRYRAWERVMLAAPTDRTVRTTFEDSGYTLCVLMGKRCAREAADAAERYLRTSLVTYLQEQSERTRPSATAWPGPVADDRPRPAAPARRAPPSIERRSPAGR
- the hemC gene encoding hydroxymethylbilane synthase; translated protein: MPVPELIRIVSRDSPMALAQVGRVQEELAVALPGVRTEVVPVRTTGDKWLGDLSQVEGKGAFTKEVDAALLAGEADVAVHCVKDVPADRPLPAGTVFAAFLKRDDIRDALVHPGGLTLDELPAGARVGTSAVRRVAQLAATHPHLRCVPFRGNANRRLAKLAAGEADALLLAVSGLERIGRGDVISEVLSPETMMPPIGAGILALQCREGDTGLIDAVSALGHPDTHREATAERMFLHVLQGHCNSPIAGYARVDRSGELSLRACVFTPDGKVRLNAHEWAGRLDPATLGTSVAVALLRQGAREIIDGIAH
- the treS gene encoding maltose alpha-D-glucosyltransferase, which translates into the protein MIVNEPVPDTFEDTPAKDRDPDWFKRAVFYEVLVRSFQDSNGDGIGDLKGLTAKLDYLQWLGVDCLWLPPFFKSPLRDGGYDVSDYTAVLPDFGDLADFVEFADAAHQRGMRVIIDFVMNHTSDQHPWFQESRKDPDGPYGDYYMWADDNKGYPDARIIFVDTEASNWTYDPVRGQYYWHRFFSHQPDLNYENPRVQEEILAALRFWLDLGIDGFRLDAVPYLYAAEGTNCENLPASHAFLKRVRKEIDSQYPDTVLLAEANQWPEDVVDYFGDYTAGGDECHMAFHFPVMPRIFMAVRRESRHPVSEILAKTPAIPAGCQWGIFLRNHDELTLEMVTDEERDYMWAEYAKDPRMRANIGIRRRLAPLLDNDRNQIELFTALLLSLPGSPILYYGDEIGMGDNIWLGDRDAVRTPMQWTPDRNAGFSSCDPGRLFLPTIMDPVHGYQVSNVEASMASPSSLLHWTRRMIEIRKQNPAFGLGTYTELPSSNPAVLAFLREAPPNGENGDDLVLCVNNFSRFAQPTELDLSAFAGRHPVELFGGVRFPAVGELPYLLTLGGHGFYWFRLTRTAPRPRIGRRL
- a CDS encoding VOC family protein, translated to MNHDTPSTVGTTDVFSTHSVYGTPCWVSLTSRDIRTTEDFYTAVLGWRWRPARLGERFRIALMDGVPVAGLAGVADMWRMAVAWTPYFAARSADEAVSRVQERGGTLAVGPLSLPPGRAALLADRDGATFGVWEGELFTHWLSWRRSQPAFVRLHTRDAFDAAIFYGEVFDWGAAGAGHTEVVYEGDEVVLRSDGHVVACIESGALGSAPDPAIRPRWQVHFTVADVAACVRAAEQHGGSVLALRDDEAVLRDNEGAQFTVTSRHGR
- a CDS encoding pep a2; amino-acid sequence: MKTTVPCYYHLDVEVSPERVGQVSRILAAHLRHWDLENLMESVCRGTEMLLHAIDEHATDKNTSIEMWWNGQHLITAVGDHDRALRPDQELRGCLEHIAASSDGWGCCAAETGSRVIWFSRRARAGERVPLVPAAPDPRVSEGLDLPRVISVAQLTRLVRTPAGLLEAAR